actatataggccaagaagccacacccacagtcggacacacccagtgacatcacacacacactgggaagggagttaaccctacaaacaccacagaagggaaactcacataaaagggaaagtgtccaacagaacacactgtggctgttgccgctggcaaggacatgggtggcagccgtccagggagtcagcccgagggccgggacagtgccaccacatgtacacaacaaccaaacgttgccacgggcaaccacagtgtggggaatgatgtccgtgcgcacacaaacataaaacacagtgcacaccagacatacaaacgtgcatacacacacaactccccgggaaccgcacacaaagctgatgtccgcggcaaccgcactgaggccaactacattatgcctcagctgcggttgacacaacaaccaaaaccgcgggcaactgtatgcggctcccaaggagtcacgaccataaccgtggccgtgacacagtGGTTGTGAACCAACCAGGCCACTACCTTCTGGAGTAGTCCTTGCATAGTTGACATTTGACCCACAGGGATCAGAGACACCGGTACGACGCACCAAGGACTCAGGCAAAAGGCGTAAACTGAacacagtccaaggtcagggcaggctgagtacgTGCATATTCCAGGTAGCagttccaaggtcagggcaggtggtagTCATACAAGAGATCACACCTTTGCTGGTTACCAGAGACTAGAAAACCTGAAAGCTCAGACAAGGGGGTGAATCCAGCTAAATAGAGAGGCTGATCAGCAGATAGCATTAGCCATTAGCTGGATAGGGAGCAAAAGCCAAGGATTAACTCCAGCAGCGTTGAAAGGAAGCTCACCGAGCACTAGTCTTAATACAAACAGGGAAAGTGAAGCCATGCCCACTTCTGCCCTGAGACAGTAGGATAAAtacctagtataagggacagtAGAGAAGATACCAAGTATAAGAggcaagagagaaagagagaacacaggagaggtgagacgATAGCGAGTATAGGGGACAGGAAAGAacacagaggtgagaagataccTAGTATaaagggacaggagagaacacagggaaGGTGAGAAGATACagagtataagggacaggagaggtgagaagatacagattataagggacaggagagaacacgggAGAGGTCAGAAGATACCAAGTATATGAGACAGGAGAGAACgcaggagaggtgagaagataTCAAGTAgaagggacaggagagaacacaggagaggtgagaagataCCTAGTATATGGGAcaagagagaacacaggagaggtgagaagataCCTAGTGTatgggacaggagagaacacaggagaggtgagaactgatgtTCTATCACCACTAGATCTACTTATtattgctttttttgtttttgatatATAGGGCCTTAGATTGatagaacataaaatatatttacgGTAGGCAATGTGAATGTGGTGCACAGAATCCCACGCTGGCCAAAATGAGGTGAACTCAGTAAAAGTGGACTCACCCTATCCACTCAACTTAATACCAAAAAATCGTTATAAAGAAGCTGGGCACTCTCAAGTTATTCGAACCATACAGAAGTTTATTAATCTATACAATGACCTTAAAAACACCAATAAAACTGATATAACTCACGTGTTAGAATCACATACATATACAACAGTGAATAACTTACAATAAATGGATGGTTGGTGATCCGCAGGTAGGATAGCGTACCAGTGCTAAAACCTAGATGGCATATAAATAACTAAAACCACAAAGTAATTTCGATGAATAATTGAATAAATAATCACATAAATATTCAAATCGGAATAAATCATATTGAATCTTCGCAGGGAATATAATAGCTACAATTGTCCTTTAGCTCTCTCCCTTCTGACACGAATTAGTCCCAAAATAAAATACTGCCAACAATGTTCATACTGTCCTGAAACATCCAGTAAAATAGTGATTGGGGGCAATTATTTCTTGTCCCACCCCGGCAAggtgtagcggcgtcccgctatatatTCAAACCAGCAGCGTCCCACTAGAACTTTTAGCTGAGGAAGGGGCGATCAAATGCCCCGAAACGCGGCTAGCCTATACAGGACCCCGAACCTCTAAATACTGGAGATTGAAAGACCTTGCCGAATCCTCACAACATTTTTCATCACCGCGGAAAGGGTAAAGGAGAAAGAATCTCTGAAAGACCTCAGTCTACAGCAAAAGATCGGACTGCACGTGTCAAACACTTACCAACGTGGGAGGTGAATATTACTATCGCTCGAATAACTGGTTACTAACACAAAGAAAGAATCAGCAGAGAGCGATTTTGTAAAGTTTTTGTGAGGAAAGACATATGGTAAGAAAACTTTCAAATTATTCTCGAATTTTACCGGCAGAATATTCACTAGAACTTTTATGCTAAATATtccagtgggacgccgctggtttgaatatatagcgggacgccgctacaccTTGCCGGGGTGGGACAAGAAATAATCAACGTTTGCCCCCGATCACTATTTATGTTTCAGGACAGTATGAACATTGTTGGCAGTATTTTATTCTGGGACTAATTTGTGTCAGAAGGGAGAGAGCTAAAGGACAGTTGTAGCTATTATATTCCCTGCGAAGATTCAATACGATTTATTCCGATTTGAATATTTATGCGATTTATTTATTCAATTATTAATCGATGCAAATTACTTTGTGGTTTTAGTTATTTATATGCCATCTAGGTTTTAGCAATGGTACGCTATCCTACCTGCAGATCACCAACCATCCATTTATTGTAAGTTATTCACTGTTGTATATGTATGTGATTCTAACTCGTGAGTTATATCCGTTTTATTGGTGTTTTTAAGGTCATTGTACAGATTAATAAACTTCTGTATGGTTCGAATATCTTGAGAGTGCCCAGCTTCTTTATAACGAAAATATATTTACGATTAACATTTCtaaacttttttacatttatatgaaAGTTAAAAATGAACTACACAATATTAATACCATCATTTTGTTTTATCCAGGAGTCAGAGTTGGTACATGTCTACTGACTCCGACTACAGCCCTGCACCATACACATTAGCTGGTTAGCCGAACCCAATGAAATCGGTCAGGTTTGGCTGATGCACATCTAATGCGTGTAGCCAGCTTTACATTGTATTATGTTCAGTGGTTTCTAGAAGTTGAACTGTCCCCACAAAACCCTGCCTTCCTGTTAAAGACATACACGATCTTTATAATCAGATAAGCGCTTCCGGTCTTGTGTCctcaaatgaaaataaatgactGTTCTTACGGATGAACTAGGATGACCTCTACCAGACATCTGTGTCTGACTGCATCCAACCCTGTGATTACCTAAAACTGAGCTTTCTGGGTGTCCATTCATTTCCTCTGTTCTTTatgaaataatgttttaataaatgtaattaaTATGTGATATATTGTGGGAATGGTTCCAGATTACTGGCTAGTGAAGCCTTTAATGAATGAGCCCATTATACAGCCATACACTCGGCATGAAACGGTTTGCTAGAAGTTACATTTGGGCATATGCCAGGGGTGCATAATTGACAATGACAGTGACTGTGTGGCTGGTTGCAGTGATTGTCGCTGTTTATTTTATGCTTCACAGGGTAGATCTCAAGTGCCCCCTATTCACAATGATATATCACATCTACAATCGCATAACTGCACTGACGTCTTCATAGTTTCTCATAACTTTTTAGCGTCAGTGTATTTCTTTTCACGCAGCTCCTCCTCGGCCAGACATACAGAGCAGATAGCTGTCGGCAGACAGGTATATCCCCAATTTACTCCATAGGCATGCAGTCATATCAAATCTCCCTCAACTACAGTCCATGGTTTTTTTCTGGCACAATGATGGGAATTAACACTGATGGATTGATATGGACAGGAAGGTCATTTTTAATATTGGACCTTGTGTTGGCCGTGGAGTTTTTATGTCCAGAACagtgtaaagctactttcacattcagaacggatccggttatatTATCTCCAAAATGATCCATTGTAAATCAATGGGtgtcggatctgttttttgttgtgtccgaaaaaaaaaggattccgcaccattgacttacattgtgtttcatgatgGATAtgtcttgatcagtatcccagTATGTAGtcaaaaacgcagcttgcagcagttttgtgtctggCGTAGGAACgcaacaaaacggaacggaatgcaatctggtgcactccattctggtttgttcagttttgtaccTATTGACAGTCTTAGGGTACTTTTCACACGTTTCACATGGTTAAGTTTTCAGTATTGAGTtaagtcatagggtctcaataccggaaaaaaacgcttcagttttgtcccttttTTCGTCTATCATGCAGCAGAGTGTGGAGGCTTGTTTCTCACTTGAAAGCACAGCCCAGATCAGCAGAGACACCTGTCCGGACCATATaacacctcagatgccatggtcaatagcgacttcggcatctaagtggtttagagAGAGGAGGCTCTCTCTGTCTCCTATCAGCACCCTGGGAATGAGATCATGGGGTGCCGATGTCTTTGCATGGCAACCTGGAGCCTAATGAAGGCCCAGGCCTATCCGTATCAGGCTGCGCCTTTCTGGTGCAGCGTGCTGATGACTGTCAGTATAATACTCTTTACTGCATATGCAGTACAGAGTAGTATAGAGACCATCAGAAGCTCGCCTGTTAAATGAccccttgtgggactagtaaatggttaaataaaaagttgttgttttttattaaaattaaaaaaatctctaGATACACCTTTTTCCACTGGAAAAAAGCTttacaatgaaaaaaaattgtaaaactaaaatccccaccacatatgtggtatcgctgcACCATTTATCCTGTACGGTGAAAgctgtaaataaaaaaacattccagaattgctgttttatttttattcatgaccccccaaaaattttaataaaaaaattataaaaatgtgttatgtaccccaaaattataccTATAAAAACTATGAGTTGTCCACAAAAATCAAACCCTCACACATCTCtgtataacaaaaataaatataaaacatttttttttaaaggcttttttttattgtgcaaaagtattaaaacataaaaaactatttttatgtAGTATTGCTGTAATCACACCCAGttaataaagttatcatgttatttatgatgAAAAATGAATACCACaacatttaccatatttttcgctgtataagacgcactttcccctcccccccaaaagtgaggggaaaatggcagtgcatcttataaagtgattgTGTCATTTTTACATGGCTGGCACTGATGTATTGCGGGCCGGTATACTGCACAGCGCGGgcagcgatacatcagttacagttatgcggggtgggaggaggggctggagactgGCAACTCGCGGCAGGGCCCGGCGCAGTCACTGTATTAGATCAGGCCCCGCGTACAgcagtctctttgtatgtaaaatctaTTTCTTTAGGCTAGTTTATCAAAAGAGAGTGATTGCTTCAGCATTAATCGCCTGAAACAGTGCTCACTCTATGAATGCAGCGGTCCGGCCGgtgcgtgacgtcagtcagtcagTCGCGCTCCTgctcattaatgaagtgggagcaGCGTGACTGACTTCAGGCGATTCGGCTAGTTTATCAAAGGAGAGCGATTGCTTCAGCATTAAAGAAATAGactttacatacaaagagactgcGGTGTGCAGAGTGTAACAGGACACATATTAATAAAGTAATGCTGTGAAACATAGGTCATCCACACATATAGCAActtatgctggtcccccccatggccctatgtgtcacagcacacatcccccataacagtgcatcatccacacgtccaccataacaatgtcatccccagaccaccattagttcaaaatccaccagaagcacaccttttggttaaaaatattttttttcttattttcctccttaaaaacctaggtgcgtcttataaagcgaaaaatccaaaaagtgtaataccaagcgatcaaaaagtcttatgtaccccaaaatggtaccaataaaaatgtcacctcatcccgcaaaaaatgagctcccacATAAgccaatcacttaaaaaataaaaaccaatggcccccgtaaaccaatccatgaaaatctgcgctgcaaaagccatatggcacgCCTTCCATTCTCAAttgtgccatgtgcccccacagcagtttaccaccacatatggggtgttgccgtattcaggagaaaatgctttcataagcgctcactagtatttgctttatacgcattttaggcatatcggcaaggttagatgtcGATACTGATAATGTTCAAAATCcttaatatcggccgataatatcggtacttctgataatcggtcgatccctagtcacAATATCAGAATTTGGACTTCAATTTCAATACCAAGTAAAGTATCATGGTATGAAATACCAAATCGATGTTtcagaaaaaaaactataatggcaccattggggttaatgagtcacCTTAACCCTAATTTTCCTCTATGCTGTAGGCTAGCTGCAGTCATCAGATAGAAGCGGAGCCCTCCGCTCACACCAACTATTTTCCACCTTCCTTCCCTGAGTCAGGGATACGGTGGCCACTTTCATAACtccaaaaaggaggacatcaaCCCTCCCTACCCCCCCAAAGGGAGGCCATCATACCTGGGACAATAAGCAATATACATCCTCATATAGGATGCCCTTATATAATATCCATCATCAGAGGCCTTCCATCCTCTGCCAGGCTGGCTCCTTTGGAAGGTGAATGCTGGACGGTGGCCGCACTAGCACTGCATGCATCTCTGCAAGCCCCATGAACTCCTTGTCACACCTGTCACCTGCTCGTGAGGTAATCTCAGcataaaactacaaaaaaaaaaaaaacatctgcatCGACTCCTCCATATGTTACTGGACagggcgatgacgtcatcacaggtcctttatccTATGAGCATCCAGCACCGTTAGTCCAATGAGCAGACAGCGCAGTCACTGACACTCCGATTCTCCACCATCTAAGACTCTTACCCCCTCAgagttttcattggtggcagtgccggtgtaatgttatatttccctaccctcgtcacttccggtcgcatcggacatgacgtgaggaggtgtgctgtGCCACGCCGGTGCACAACgaggtagggaaatttcacagcagagtgcgcatgcgctgggagcctcaccagcggttaggaaaggaaaaattacgggccagtgctttttccctacccttaCCACCGGtaaggctcccagcgcatgcgcagtgtcggccggtgtccagatGAGAACATCCATCTGATCACAGCGCCTGCGCACAGTACGcactccttccttctccactgccaCAGACGTGTGCTACGTTGTGCGCACACCATGTTCTCTAATCAAAACTGCTGCGACTCTGCGCAATACCGGTGAcaagtataaaaaaaactgtcagtatTGAACCGGGCATCAAAGTATTGAAAAAGTATATATACCTAATGCAACCCTACTAAGGTCTGTATATTTTTCATTGTATGGAACAGTGAAGTCTACTACGCTAGTCTACACTGCAAAAACAGTATactaatgcaggcatgctcaacctgcgtccctccagttgttgcaaaactacaactcccagcatgcccgaacagcctacagcagggcattgtgggagttgtagttttacaacagctggagggccgcaggttgagcatgcctgtactaATGTATACCAAGCCGTGGAAGCCAAAAGTACACTACTTTGCTCTTCGTAGGGCGTAAGgagtcttaggctacattcagatCCGGAAGGATGTTGGCAGAGGCATAGCCGGATAATGCTGGGAAGCTCCGGATCCCTATTGGCTGCAATGGGGTCTGTCCGCTTTCCAGCATAAACGCTGGCTTTCGGCCGGATGCCCATCAGATggcattgtagtcaatggggatccagtgCTTCCTGGCATTATCCGGCTATGCCATTTACGGTGAACTCCAACAAGCTATTCCTctgcctgaacagcctgccggatttcaCAACACTGTTGTGACCGTAGCCTAATCAATATGCTTGGTTTATACACAGGGAGCCTGTCCTGGGGTATATGCCAAGGGTACAGCCATAACATGATGTGATCTCACTCTTACATTTATGCCAGGAAATTAAAGGGATCATGCAGGTTTTTGATATTGACGGCCTAtcctcagatcagcaggggtctgactcctggcacccccgtcgatcagctgtttgacgaggccGAAGTACTTATTGCATGCTGAGGCCTTTTcctagcccagtgatgtcacgttcgtTGGTCACATGGTcttggcacagctcagtcccattcaagtggaggataggtcatcaatattaaaaaccctggaaaatccctttaaacgaAGCAGCGCAATCATACAATGTCATAGGGTATGGAAACGATACGGCTCATTGGAGTGCAGAATTAGGTTTAATAGTCATGCACGCACCATGATTCGGAAATTTCATAGCTTTAAAttttatattaaaatattaaaaagagtaaaataaataatctaAATTCCAGCAGCCCACAACATAAAAAGCACACACAAATCTCCCTCCAGATGTGGCAGCAGATCAGTTCTGTATAAAAACCCATCTCCGGTAGACTAGTCCAGCAGGAGAGTCCTCCAAGAACTCCACAAGAAGAAGTGGTGGGGTTATGGGGAAAATAGAAGACATCTTTACGAGTCTATCTTAATGAAGACCTTTGGGCGAGAAAATACTTTAATGGCTTCCTCAATCTCGGACAGCTTCTTCTCCAGCTCAGTGCGTCGGTTCTGGATGCTGAAGTTGTCTGCTCGGACTGGAAGCATCAGTAGCTCCTTCAGCAGCTGGTCCTGGGTCTGCTTGATTTTATTGAGCGTCTCCTGACGTTCAGGTTCTGGCATCATGGTGTGTCCCGGTGGGAGCGATGGGTCGGGAGCCTGCTTCTTACGTTTCTCTTGCTCTTTCCTCCACTGCTCTTTAAGGTCCAGGAGGTACTGAGGGACATGTCCCTTCTGCTTGGAGTCAtactcctgctgctgttgctgcttctCCTGCAGGACCTCGTTTAGGTTTAGCAAGGAGCGGGATCGCCTCATCTGGGTCTTCTTCACATTTCTTGCATTGTGGGCTATGAAGTCAATGCTGGAACCCTGGATCTGCATCTCATGGCTGGCAGTGGTGGGCCTACTGGGCGCTGGTGAAAGGCACCTCTTAGGCTGTAACCCCGTGCCACACCGGGTATGAGACTTTAGGAAGTTTGCCTGTACCGCCCTGGGAGGGGATGGCTGCTCCTGCAGTTTGGCTTTCACCTTGGACTCCACCTGTTCGTATTTGGGCGACTTCCATAAAGCTTTGATGGGTTTAGGAGCCCCCTGTACCTTCTCCATCTCCTTCTCTTTACACCGCTTCTGGATCTCCCTCATCCGCTGCACATTCTCTTTaccatggtctttgttttttttgggagggggcgaTGCTGTATGGAGAGAGATACCCTCCAGCTTCAGGAGAACacccactgtgccactctgcCCCCTTTCCAAGATGCCCCTGGCATTGGGGCGTACTCTGGGTATGGGGCTGGCGGGCCTGGCACTGTAACAAGCTGGATATAAGGTGGGATCTGGATTCAAGGGTCCTGACAGAAAGTCCAGCTTGACATCAGTCCCCTCCAGCCGACCCCGAGCTGAGGCCGGCCTTCTGTAGTAATCAGGGAACAGAGTGGGGTCGGGGGGGATCGGCCCGGATATTCTGGATGCGCC
This portion of the Bufo gargarizans isolate SCDJY-AF-19 chromosome 1, ASM1485885v1, whole genome shotgun sequence genome encodes:
- the ENKD1 gene encoding enkurin domain-containing protein 1, encoding MCEGASRISGPIPPDPTLFPDYYRRPASARGRLEGTDVKLDFLSGPLNPDPTLYPACYSARPASPIPRVRPNARGILERGQSGTVGVLLKLEGISLHTASPPPKKNKDHGKENVQRMREIQKRCKEKEMEKVQGAPKPIKALWKSPKYEQVESKVKAKLQEQPSPPRAVQANFLKSHTRCGTGLQPKRCLSPAPSRPTTASHEMQIQGSSIDFIAHNARNVKKTQMRRSRSLLNLNEVLQEKQQQQQEYDSKQKGHVPQYLLDLKEQWRKEQEKRKKQAPDPSLPPGHTMMPEPERQETLNKIKQTQDQLLKELLMLPVRADNFSIQNRRTELEKKLSEIEEAIKVFSRPKVFIKIDS